CAGCAACCAGGGAAACCCCGGCATGAAAAACACCCACGAGCTTAACAGCATCAGCGAAATGTGCGAGGCGGACAGCCACAACCAGCTTACCGACCTGGACCCCCTGGGCATGGACAGCGACAGCCTGATCCAGGACTTTCGCCACTACTTCACCCACACCCTGGGCCGCGACCGCCGCTGCTGCTCCAACCACTATTACTACAAGGCTCTGGCGCAGACCCTGCGCGACCGCCTGATGGAGCGCTGGAAAAACACCCGCTACGCCTACGACGAGGGCAACTGCAAGCGCACCTATTACCTGTCCATGGAGTTTCTCATGGGCCGCGCCCTGCGCAACGCCATGCTCAACCTGGACGTGGAGGCCGACGTCAAGGATGGCCTGGAGGAGCTGGGCATAGTGATGGAAGACCTGGTGGAGATGGAACACGACGCCGGTCTGGGCAACGGCGGCCTGGGCCGCCTGGCGGCCTGTTTTCTGGACAGCTGCGCCACCCTGCAACTGCCGGTCACCGGCTACGGCATCCGTTACGAATACGGCATGTTTCGTCAGGTGATCGAGGACGGCTATCAGCTGGAGGAGCCGGACCACTGGCTGCGCGACGGCAACCCCTGGGAGCTGGAGCGGCCGGAATACGCCCAGCGCATCCACTTCGGTGGCCGCACCGAGCATTTCGTTGACCCCGAGGGCAAGCACCACGCCCGCTGGGTGGATACCCACGACGTGCTCGCCGTGCCCTTCGACAACCCGGTGCCCGGCTACCGCAACGGCACGGTCAACACCCTGCGCCTGTGGAAGGCGGCGGCCACCGACGAGTTCGACCTGGACGAATTTAACGCCGGCGACTACGCCGACGCAGTGGAGGCCAAGAACCAGGCGGAGCATATCTCCATGGTGCTCTACCCCAACGACGCCAGCGAAAACGGCAAGGCCCTGCGCCTGCGCCAGCAGTATTTCCTCGCCTCCGCCAGCCTCAAGGACGTGATCCGCGGCTGGAAGCGGGCGCACAAGGACTTCAGCGAGTTTTCCAGCAAGAACTGCTTTCAGCTCAACGACACCCACCCGACCATCGCCGTGGCCGAGCTGATGCGCCTGCTGGTGGACATAGAGCGGCTGGATTGGGACGACGCCTGGGAGATCACCAGCCAGACCATGGCCTACACCAACCACACCCTGCTGCCCGAGGCCCTGGAGCGCTGGTCGGTGCCCCTGTTCAAGCAGCTGCTGCCGCGTCTGCTGGAGGTGATCTACGAGATCAACGCCCGCTTTCTCAGCGAGGTCTCGGCGCGCTGGCCGATGGACACCCAGCGCCTGGGACGCCTATCGATCATCGAGGAAGGCCCGGTCAAGCAGGTACGCATGGCCCATCTGGCCATAGTCGGCAGCTTCTCGGTCAACGGCGTGGCGGCGCTGCACTCGGAGTTGCTCAAGCAGGGCCTGTTCCGTGATTTCTATGAGATCTGGCCGGAGAAATTCAACAACAAGACCAACGGCGTCACCCAAAGACGCTGGATGATCGCCTGCAACCCCGGCCTGACCCAGCTGCTCAACGAGACCATCGGCGAGAGCTGGGCCTATCAGCTGGATGACCTCAAGGGGCTGCGCCAGCAGGCCAGCGACCACGCCTTTCAACAGCGCTGGATGGCGGTGAGACGGGAAAACAAGGTACGCCTGTCCAACACCATCTGGCGCGATTGCGGCGTCAAGTTTGACCCCGACGCCCTGTTCGATGTGCAGGTCAAGCGCATGCACGAATACAAGCGCCAACTGCTCAATCTGCTGCATGTGCTGCATCTGTACGACCGCATCAAGCAGGGCGATACGGAAAACTGGACGCCGCGCTGCGTGCTGTTCGGCGGCAAGGCCGCGCCCGGCTACGCCCGCGCCAAGCAGATCATCAAGCTGATCAACAACGTCGCCCGGGTGGTCAACCGCGACCGTCAGGTACGCGAACTGTTACAGGTGGCCTTCCTGCCCAACTACCGGGTCACGGCCATGGAGATCATCGCCCCAGGCACCGACCTGTCCGAGCAGATCTCCACCGCCGGCAAGGAGGCCTCGGGTACCGGCAACATGAAGTTCATGATGAACGGGGCCCTGACCATAGGCACCCTGGACGGGGCCAATATCGAGATCCGCGATGCCGTGGGCGAGGAGCACTTCTTCCTCTTCGGGCATAGCGCCCAACAGGTGCAGGACCTGCGTCCGCACTACAACCCGGAGCACTTCATCCAGGGCGACAACCGCCTGAGCCGGGTCATGAGCCTGCTGGAGAGCGGTCATTTCAACCAGTTCGAGCCGGGCCTGTTCGACGCCATTGCCCAATCCATTCGCAGCCCGCAAGATCCCTGGCTGGTGGCCGCCGACTTCAGCAGCTACATCGACGCCCAGCAACGCGCCTCGGAGCACTTTAACTGGAGCGAACGCTGGGCGCAGAGCAGCATCCTCAACACCGCCTGCAGCGGCTTCTTCTCCACCGACCGCACCATGCAGGAATACAATCGGGACATCTGGCAACTCAACCCCATGGCCCCTCTGACCATGGAGATGAAATGAACACCGCCCCTTTGGCCTGGGCCGAAAGGAAACCTACATCACAATGAACAGCATCACCGACATCGATAGCTACATGAATGAACTGGGCCAGCGCGCCCGCGCCGCCTCGCGCCAACTGGCCGCCGCCGCCACCGCCGACAAGGACCGCGCCCTGCTGGCCATGGCCGCCGATCTCGATGCCCACCGCGCCGAGCTGATGGCGGAGAACCAAAAAGACCTGGACGCCGGTGCCGCCAAGGGCCTGAGCGAGGCACTGCTGGATCGCCTGAGCCTGACCCCGCCGCGCATCGATGGCATGATCGAGGGCCTGCGCCAGATCGCCGCCCTGGCCGATCCCATCGGCGAGATCTTCGATCTCAACTACCGCCCCAGCGGCATCCAGGTGGGACGCATGCGCGTGCCCCTGGGGGTGGTGGGCATCATCTACGAGTCACGGCCCAACGTCACCGCCGATGCCGCAGCCCTTTGCCTTAAATCCGGCAACGCCACGGTGCTGCGCGGCGGTTCCGAGGCCTTTCACTCCAATCAGGCCATAGCCGCCTGCATCCAGCGCGGCCTGCAGCAGGCCGGGCTGCCGACGGATGCGGTGCAGGTATTGCAGACCACCGACCGCGCGGCGGTGGACCTAATGATCGCCCTGCCCGAGTTCATCGACGTCATTATCCCCCGTGGTGGCAAGGGCCTGATCGAGCGCATCAGCCAGGGCGCGCGGGTGCCGGTGATCAAACACCTGGACGGCATCTGCCACGTCTATATCGACGATCAGGCCGACCGCGACAAGGCCCTGCTGGTGGCCTTCAACGCCAAGACCCAGCGCTTTGGCACCTGCAACACCCTGGAAACCCTGCTGGTGGCCGAGGCAATCGCCGAGCGGATACTGCCGCAGCTGGCGGCCCTGTACCGGGAAAAGGGCGTTGAGCTGCGCGGCTGCCCCGCCACCTGCAATCTGCTGGCGGATGCCATCCCGGCCACGGCAGAGGATTGGGATACGGAATACCTGGCGCCGATCCTGTCGATCAAGGTGGTCAAGGACCTGGATCAGGCCATAGAACACATCAACCGCCACAGCTCCCAGCACACCGACAGCATCGTCACCGAGAATTTCAGCCGGGCGCGGCGCTTCCTGCGCGAGGTCGATTCCAGCTCGGTGATGGTCAACGCCTCCACCCGCTTCGCCGACGGTTTCGAATATGGCCTGGGGGCGGAAATCGGCATCTCCACCGACAAGTTCCACGCCCGCGGCCCGGTGGGCCTGGAGGGCCTTACCTCGGTGAAGTTCATCGTCCTGGGTGATGGGCATGTGCGGCAGTAGGCCAGCTGCCAGCCTTCAGCGGCCAGCTGGATTTTCCAATGGATTATCTGGGCTCAAAACAGGTCATCGCCGAATAGTGCAAAATTGAGGGGCGGGAATGAAGTTGAAGGTTGTGATACATCAAGCGGAAGAGGGCGGTTACTGGGCGGAAGTGCCTTCCATACCCGGCTGTGTCACTCAGGGTGATACCTTTGATGAGTTATTGGGGAATATCTATGAGGCGGTTGAGGGCTGTCTTTCTGTAGATATTCAGGACATCGCCGTATCAGAGCATGACCGGGTGATGGAGATTGCTGTTTGAAGACCGTTAGTGGCAAAAGACTGTGTCGGCTACTTGAACTCAAAGGCTGGGAATTGAGGCGGGTAAATGGCAGCCACCACATATTCGCCAAAGCCGGGGAAAACACACGCATCTCTGTGCCCGTCCATAGCAATACGCCACTGAAGCTTGGCCTACAACGGCATTTGATGCAGCTTGCTGGCATCACTGAGCAGGAGCTATAGACATTGTCCGTGAAGCCTTGAACAAAGTGCCCAAAAAAATCTGGCGGGCTGATAGCTGGCCGCTGGCCGCTGACGGCTGACCATGATCGGCATTCTTGGCGGCACCTTCGACCCCATCCACTTCGGCCATCTGCGCACGGCGCTGGACGTGCAGGAGGCCCTGGGCCTGGAGCAGGTGCGTTTTCTGCCCTTGAACCAGGCGGTGCACCGGCCCCAGCCGCAGGCCAGCCCCACGCAGCGTCTGCAGATGGTGCAGCTGGCCATCGCCGACCGGCCCGGCTTTGTCGCCGATGCCAGCGAGCTGCAACGCGGCGGCGCTTCCTACATGCTCGATACCCTGGGCCACCTGCGCCAGCAGCTGGGCACAGACACCCCGCTGGGCCTGCTGCTGGGCACCGATGCCTTCAATGACTTCCTCAGCTGGCGTGAGCCGCAACAGGTTGCCGATCTCTGCCATCTGCTGCTGATGACCCGGCCCGGCTACCAACTGCCGCAGCAGGGCGAGCTGGCCGAGTTCGTTACCCAGCGTTTGCGCCAGGCCCCTGCCGAGCTGACCGGCCCCGGCGGGCGCATCTACCTGCAGCCGGTAACCCAGCTGGCCATCTCCGCCACCGACCTGCGCCAGCGTGCGCATCAAGGGCGCGGCCTTGCTTACCTGCTGCCCGAGCCGGTCAGACAATTCATTCAATCCGAGGGCCTCTATTCCGACACAACTGGGTTAAGATGACAGCCATTAGAGAACACAGGATTGATGATGCAGACAGAAGAACTCAAAGTGCTGGTGGTGAAGGCCCTGGAAGACATGAAGGCGCGTGATATCGAGGTGATAGACGTGCGCGGCAAGACCAGTATCACCGACATCATGGTGGTGGCCTCGGGCACCTCAGACCGCCACGTCAAGGCCCTGGCCGAGACCGTCGCCTTTCAGGCCAAACAGGCCGGTGAGACCCCGCTGGGCATGGAGGGCCTGAGCGAGGGGGAGTGGGCCTTGGTGGATCTGAACAGCCTGGTGGTGCATCTGATGCTGCCCAAGGTGCGAGATTTCTATCAGCTGGAACGGCTGTGGAAGGAGCCCAGCCTGGCCCATCGCCAGGAGCGCCCGGCCCCATAGGTTGTCCGGCCTGGTATCTCCCTGGGACGCATAAAAAAACCCCTTCACCCAGGGCGAAGGGGTCAATGCACATAAGCAACTCTCTCAGGATTCAGCGCCTGTCCGCCTTGGAGGCCAATGCCTCCCCACGCCCTAATTAAAGCCTATTCTGCCGATTTTGCCGGGATTTTTCCCGGTCAGCCCCGCCTGAGCGGCTTTATTGAGATCAAAATCCTGAAATGACAGGCAACTGAGAAGAAAACCTCATCTCATATCTGTATGCTTCGGTACTCTGTGGCTCTGTGGCGAAATACTCTTTTTAGGTTCAAGTAAACAACCTGGCCCCGATGACGCGGCGACCAGGGACCGCCCAATGTGGTCCTTTTTTTGGTTCCGGCAGATACAGCCCCCGCTCGGTGACCAGGGCATCCATGGCCAGATCCCAGGGCTTAGGCTGCAAGCGGGTCAGGCGCTGGCATTCGTGGGCCACGCCCAGCAGGCGCGGCCGGTGCCAGCGGCCCCGGCGCAGAAAGGCAAAGCTGCGGTCATAGTAGCCACCGCCCATGCCCAGCCGGTGGAGCCGATCATCAAAGCCCACCAGGGGCATCAGCACCAGGTCCAGCCGACGCAGATTCAAGGGTGGCCGGTATCGGGTAATGGGCTCGGCAATGCCGAAACGGTTGGGCCGCAGGCAATCACCCGGCCGGTAGGGGGCAAACCAGAGCCGCTGCGTCTGGCCCGGACGCAGCACCGGCAGGTAGAGTTTTTGCGGGCGATGGCGCAGGGCCTGCTGCAAGGGGCGCAGGTCCACCTCGCCATCGGTGCCCAGGTAGAGGCCGATGTGGCGGGCCTGCAGCAGCCAGGGCAGGCGCAGTAAGTGTCGGCAGACAGCTTGGCTGTGCTGGCGCTGCTGGCGGGGATCAAGGGCGCGGCGTTTCTGGCGCAGGGCCTGGCGCAGCGAGGGACTGGCGATATCTGGCTGCATGCGCGGGGAGGGGACGAAAAAGGGGGATGAAAAAGGCGCTCCCACCAGGGCCGTTATCGACTTCGTTCCTGAACCGTTGGGTTCAAGTGGGAGCGGCACCGAGGCTTCAGGCTTTCCGCTATGAAGCGGACATGCACAACGGCATCGGTATTGTGCCCCCAGGGTACACTGTAAGGCTCAAGAAAATACCCCATCGAAACACGAGAGCGGCAGGAGCGCCTAGGTGTTACCTTAACCCTATTGTCATCAAAGTTCCAGCTGGGAATTCTGATTCAGGGCAATTTCGATCTTCTGCTGGATATGGCGCAGGCGGTTGTCCATCTCGCTGCGTCGGCCGGAGCTTTCACAGTCCTGTTGCAGGTATTCATGGGCGATGTTCAGCGCGGCCATGATGGCGATGCGCTCAACGCCGATGATGTTGCCGCTGGAGCGGATGTCACGCATCTGCTGATCCAGGTAGCGGGCGGCCCGTTGCAGGTCCTCGCGGCCCTCGGCATCGCAGCTGACGCGGTAGTCCTTGTCGAGGATCTTGACGTTGACCAGTTCACTCACGAGCCGGACTCCAGTGCCTTGAGGCGGGTAATCATGGCCTCTACCCGGCTGCGGGCCAGCTCGGTCTTTTCGATCAAGGCGGCACGCTCGGCCACCAGCTTTTCCTGCTGGGCCTTGAGCGAGCGGTTTTCTTCGCCCAGCTGGGTGCAGGTGGAGATCAGTTCATCCACGCGCTGCTCCAGCTTGAGCAGGTCGTTATCGGCCGATGTGGAGGTATTGGTAGTGTCCATGGCGGAGATATTAGAGATAGCCTGTTAGAGGGTCAATGAGAGAAACGGGGTAATTATAGGCCAAACCCTGGAATGCCTGTCCATGGTAGCATCTACCGCCTGCGAAAGTAGCCCAAATTGCAGGGATGACCTTGCGCCAGGCCCCCCTGCCTTGATGTTCGACTCAGGTAAGGCCCGGCACGGGCCGAATCCGATTTTCTGACAAGGTGAATAGCCATGCACAGCGCCGACACCCCGGCCAGCCACGCCCGGCTGCAACAGGGCCTGCACGACCTGTCCCTGCCGCTGGGTGCAGGCGAGGTACATGGCGTGCTCTGTGGCCTGCTCTGCGGCAACAGCGCCGATGCGCAACAAGCGTGGCTGACGGAATTGCTCCCCGATGGCCTGGACCTGGCCAATCTGAGCCACAAGACCCTGGCCGAACAGCTGGCCGGGCTGTACCGCCAGACCCTGGCCGAGCTGGGCAGCGAGGAGCTGACCTTCGACCTGCTGCTGCCCGGTATCGAACAACCCCTGGGCGTGCGCGCCGCCGAGCTGGTGGGCTGGTGTCAGGGCTTCAGTTACGGCCTGGGCCTGTCCGGCTGTGACCTGGATGCCCTCAGCGCCGATGCCCGCGAGGGCCTGAGCGACCTGGTGGACATCACCCGCCTGGCCACGGACATCCCCACCCCGGACGAGCAGACGGAGCAGCAGCTGATGCAGCTGGTCGAGTTCACCCGCGTCATTGTGCTGTTGATCTTTCTGGAACTGACGCAGTCGGCCGAGGGAGGCGTAAACCCGTGAAGCCCCCGATGCACAAGGAATACGCCAGCCGCCGCCGTCGCCTGCTGCAACAGCTGGGCAAACAGGCCTTGGCCATCATCCCCACCGCGCCGACCCGGTTACGCAACAACGATGTCGAACACCCGTTTCGGCCGGACAGCGATTTCTTCTACCTCACCGGTTTTACCGAGCCCGAGGCCATTGCCCTGTTGCTCACCGGCAAGCGGCCCAACTTCATCCTCTTCTGTCGTGAGCGCGACCCCAAGCTGGAACGCTGGAACGGCCTGCGCGCCGGGCTGGAGGGGGCGCGCAAGCTGAGCGGGGCGGATCAGGTATTTGCCATAGAGGAATTTGAACAACGCCTGCCGCAGCTGTTGGAAGGCCGTCGTCGGCTGTACTACGCCATCGGCAGCCATGCATTGCTGGATCGGCTATTGCCGCAGGGCATTCGCCGGTTGCAGGGCAAGGGCCGGGGCGGTGCCCAGGTGCCGGAATCCCTGCACAACCTGGACCTGCCGCTGCATGAGATGCGCCTGATCAAAAGCCCGGCGGAGATCGAACTCATGCGCCAGGCGGCCAGCATCTCCGCCCAGGCCCATGCCCAGCTGATGCGCTGGCTGCGGCCCGGCATGATGGAATATCAGCTGGCGGCCCGCTTCGAGCATGAATGCCAGCAGCAGGGTGCCCGCCGCCAGGCCTATCCGGCCATAGTCGCCGGTGGTGCCAACGCCTGCATCCTGCACTACACCGATAACGACTGCCCCCTGCGGGCAGGCGATCTGGTGCTGGTGGACGCCGGTGGCGAATACCAGGGCTATGCCGCCGATATCACCCGCACCTTCCCGGTCAATGGCCGCTTCAGTCCGGAGCAGCGGGCGCTGTATGAGCTGGTGTTGCAGGCGCAGCAGGCCGCCATCGAGCAGGTCCGCCCAGGTAACCCCTGCAACGCCCCCCATGAGGCTGCGGTGCAGGTACTCTGCCGCGGCCTGGTCAAGCTGGGCCTGCTCAAGGGCCCGGCCAGCCGCCAGCTCAAGCGCGGCGGCCACAAGCGCTTTTTCATGCACCGCACCGGCCACTGGCTGGGGCTGGACGTGCATGACCTGGGCAGCTATCAGCAGGGCGACGACTGGCGTTGTCTGGAGGCCGGCATGGTGCTGACGGTGGAACCGGCGCTGTATATAGATGCCGACGACAAAAAAGTGGACAAGCGCTGGCGCGGCATCGGCATCCGCATCGAAGACGATGTACTGGTCACGGCCGAAGGCCATCAGATACTCAGCCAGGAGGCACCCAAGCAGGTGGATGAGATCGAGTCCTGGATGGCGCAAGGCCAGGTACTGAAGGCATAGAAACAGAACCCATGCACACAGACCCTATCGATATCGCCATCGTCGGCGGCGGCATGAACGGGGCCAGCCTGGCCCTGGCCCTGAGCCAGGCGGGACTGAGCACGGCGCTGATCGAGGCCGTATCCCTGCAAAGCGAACAGCGACCCAGCTACGACGACCGCGCCATCGCCCTCGCCCTGGGCTCGGTGCGCATCCTGCAGCGCCTGGGGATCTGGACCGAACTGGCCCCCCTGGCCGAGCCTATCCACCGCATCCATGTCTCCGACCGGGGCCACTTCGGCATCGCCCGGCTGGATAGCGCTGCGCAGCGCGTACCCTTTCTCGGCCAGGTAGCCCTGGCCCGCGACATAGGCGCGGCCCTCAACCGTCGGCTGAGCCAGGCCCCGAACCTGCGCCTGCTCTGCCCGGCGCGGCTGCGGGGCTTCACGCAAGAGGCCGATCAGGTGCGCCTGCGGATCGACCAGCAGGGCCAACAACTGGGCCTCGGTGCCAAGCTGCTGGTGGCCGCCGATGGGGCGGACTCACCCATCCGCCGCCAACTGGACATACCCACCCGGCACTGGCGCTATGGCCAACATGCCCTGGTGGCCAACCTCACCCCCGGCAGGCCCCACCAGGGCCAGGCCTTTGAGCGCTTCACCGACAGCGGCCCCCTGGCCCTGCTGCCCATGCCGGGCAACCGCTGCGGCCTGGTCTGGACCTGCTGGGACGCGCAACGCGATGAACTGCTGGGGCTGGACGACGCCGCCTTTCTCGCCCGCCTGCAACAACGCTTCGGCCAGCGCCTGGGTCGCCTGCACAGTCTGGGCCAGCGCGCCGCCTATCCCCTGCGCCTGATGCAGGTGCGCCAGCACTACCGCCAGCGGGTGGTACTGCTGGGCAACGCGGCCCACGCCCTGCACCCCATCGCCGGTCAAGGCTTCAACCTGGGCCTGCGCGATTGCGCCGTGCTGGCCGAAATACTGAGCAGCGGCCGCAGCCAGGGGATCGACCCCGGCAGCCCGACCCTGCTCGACCGCTACGCCCGGCAACGGGATACCGACCAGCAGGCCACCGGCCTGTTCACCGACCTGCTGGCGCGCCTGTTCACAAGCCCCCTGCCGCCGCTGAAACTGGGCCGCAACCTGGGCCTGCTGGCGCTGGATTTGTTGCCGCCGCTAAAGCAGGCCCTGGCGCGGCGGGCGATGGGATTCAGATAACAGAGGACAGAGGGCTGAAGGCTGAGGGCTGAGTACAGATGACAGATGAACAGAAGTTTGATGTAGCCATCGTCGGTGGCGGCATGGTCGGCGCGGCGCTGGCCTGCGCCCTGGGGCGCGAGGGCTTTCGCCTGGCCCTGATCGAGGGCCGCGAGCCACAGCGGCACTGGCCCGCCGCAGAGATCGACCTGCGTGTCTCCGCCCTCACCCGTGCCTCGGAGAACCTATTGCGCAATCTGGCTGCCTGGCCCACCATGCAGCGGATGCGCGTCAGCCCCTACCGGCGCATGGCGGTGTGGGATGCCGGCAGCAACGCCGCCATCCGCTTCGACTGCGCCGAGATCGGCGAGGACAACCTGGGCCACATCGTCGAAAACCGGGTCACCCGGCTGGCCCTCTGGCAACAGCTGGAAACACTGGAGGGGGTCAGGCTGTTCTGTCCCAATCGCGTATGCGGGCTGGATCGGCAAGGGCGCTGCCTGAGCCTGGAGAAGGGCCAGCGGATCCAGGCCGGGCTGATCGTCGCTGCCGATGGCCGTGACTCGCCCCTGCGCCAGATGGCCGACATAGAGGTACACGGCTGGGCCTACAACCAGCACGCCCTGGTGGCCACCGTCAGCCCAGCGGGGGATCACCAGCACACTGCCTGGCAGCGGTTCCTGCCGACCGGCCCGCTGGCCTTGCTACCCCTCGACGATGGCCGCTGCTCCATTGTCTGGAGCACCAGCCCGGACCAGGCGCAACGGCTACTCAGGCTGGATGAGACCGAGTTCCTGCGCCAACTGACCCAGGCCAGCCAGGCCCGTCTGGGCCAGATCATTGCGGTGGGACCGCGCGCCGTCTTCCCACTGCGCCTGCAACATGCCCTGCCCTATGTACGCGAAGGCCTGGCTCTGGTGGGTGATGCCGCCCACGCCATCCACCCGCTGGCGGGGCAAGGGGTCAATCTGGGGTTTCTCGATGCCGCCGCCCTGACCCAAGCCCTGCTGGAGGGCCGCGCCGCCGGTCGCGCCCCCGGCCACCTGCGCGATCTGCGCCGCTACGAGCGCATGCGCAAGGGCGACAACCTGGCCATGCAGCTGGCCATGGACGGCCTCAAGCGCCTGTTCACTAACCGCAATCCCCTGCTCGGCCTGGCCCGCGGCCTGGGCCTGAGGCTGGCCGACGGGGCGCGTCCCATCAACCAGGCCCTGATGCGCCGCGCCCTCGGCCTGGAGGGCGAGCTGCCTCCCCTGAGCCAGCGGCCGCTGGACTGATCATGGCGCAGCCATACGACAGCCTGAAGGCGCTGCAAAGCAACCTGGGTGGGGTGCTCCAGGGCCAGCAAGCAGCCTGCGAGCGCCTGCTGGTGGGCCTGATCAGCGGTGGCCATATCCTGCTGGAGGACGTACCCGGTACCGGCAAGACCACCCTGGCCAAGGCCCTGGCACGTTCCATCGACGCCGAGTTCTGCCGCATCCAGTTCACCCCGGACCTGCTGCCCTCGGATATCCTCGGCGTATCCGTGTATGACCCATCCAACCGGCAGTTTCACTTCCGCCCCGGCCCCATCTTCAGCCAGATCCTGCTGGCCGACGAGATCAACCG
This is a stretch of genomic DNA from gamma proteobacterium SS-5. It encodes these proteins:
- a CDS encoding glycogen/starch/alpha-glucan phosphorylase encodes the protein MDSDSLIQDFRHYFTHTLGRDRRCCSNHYYYKALAQTLRDRLMERWKNTRYAYDEGNCKRTYYLSMEFLMGRALRNAMLNLDVEADVKDGLEELGIVMEDLVEMEHDAGLGNGGLGRLAACFLDSCATLQLPVTGYGIRYEYGMFRQVIEDGYQLEEPDHWLRDGNPWELERPEYAQRIHFGGRTEHFVDPEGKHHARWVDTHDVLAVPFDNPVPGYRNGTVNTLRLWKAAATDEFDLDEFNAGDYADAVEAKNQAEHISMVLYPNDASENGKALRLRQQYFLASASLKDVIRGWKRAHKDFSEFSSKNCFQLNDTHPTIAVAELMRLLVDIERLDWDDAWEITSQTMAYTNHTLLPEALERWSVPLFKQLLPRLLEVIYEINARFLSEVSARWPMDTQRLGRLSIIEEGPVKQVRMAHLAIVGSFSVNGVAALHSELLKQGLFRDFYEIWPEKFNNKTNGVTQRRWMIACNPGLTQLLNETIGESWAYQLDDLKGLRQQASDHAFQQRWMAVRRENKVRLSNTIWRDCGVKFDPDALFDVQVKRMHEYKRQLLNLLHVLHLYDRIKQGDTENWTPRCVLFGGKAAPGYARAKQIIKLINNVARVVNRDRQVRELLQVAFLPNYRVTAMEIIAPGTDLSEQISTAGKEASGTGNMKFMMNGALTIGTLDGANIEIRDAVGEEHFFLFGHSAQQVQDLRPHYNPEHFIQGDNRLSRVMSLLESGHFNQFEPGLFDAIAQSIRSPQDPWLVAADFSSYIDAQQRASEHFNWSERWAQSSILNTACSGFFSTDRTMQEYNRDIWQLNPMAPLTMEMK
- a CDS encoding glutamate-5-semialdehyde dehydrogenase, whose translation is MNSITDIDSYMNELGQRARAASRQLAAAATADKDRALLAMAADLDAHRAELMAENQKDLDAGAAKGLSEALLDRLSLTPPRIDGMIEGLRQIAALADPIGEIFDLNYRPSGIQVGRMRVPLGVVGIIYESRPNVTADAAALCLKSGNATVLRGGSEAFHSNQAIAACIQRGLQQAGLPTDAVQVLQTTDRAAVDLMIALPEFIDVIIPRGGKGLIERISQGARVPVIKHLDGICHVYIDDQADRDKALLVAFNAKTQRFGTCNTLETLLVAEAIAERILPQLAALYREKGVELRGCPATCNLLADAIPATAEDWDTEYLAPILSIKVVKDLDQAIEHINRHSSQHTDSIVTENFSRARRFLREVDSSSVMVNASTRFADGFEYGLGAEIGISTDKFHARGPVGLEGLTSVKFIVLGDGHVRQ
- a CDS encoding type II toxin-antitoxin system HicB family antitoxin, whose amino-acid sequence is MKLKVVIHQAEEGGYWAEVPSIPGCVTQGDTFDELLGNIYEAVEGCLSVDIQDIAVSEHDRVMEIAV
- a CDS encoding type II toxin-antitoxin system HicA family toxin; amino-acid sequence: MKTVSGKRLCRLLELKGWELRRVNGSHHIFAKAGENTRISVPVHSNTPLKLGLQRHLMQLAGITEQEL
- the nadD gene encoding nicotinate-nucleotide adenylyltransferase — encoded protein: MIGILGGTFDPIHFGHLRTALDVQEALGLEQVRFLPLNQAVHRPQPQASPTQRLQMVQLAIADRPGFVADASELQRGGASYMLDTLGHLRQQLGTDTPLGLLLGTDAFNDFLSWREPQQVADLCHLLLMTRPGYQLPQQGELAEFVTQRLRQAPAELTGPGGRIYLQPVTQLAISATDLRQRAHQGRGLAYLLPEPVRQFIQSEGLYSDTTGLR
- the rsfS gene encoding ribosome silencing factor; the protein is MQTEELKVLVVKALEDMKARDIEVIDVRGKTSITDIMVVASGTSDRHVKALAETVAFQAKQAGETPLGMEGLSEGEWALVDLNSLVVHLMLPKVRDFYQLERLWKEPSLAHRQERPAP
- a CDS encoding 5-formyltetrahydrofolate cyclo-ligase; the protein is MQPDIASPSLRQALRQKRRALDPRQQRQHSQAVCRHLLRLPWLLQARHIGLYLGTDGEVDLRPLQQALRHRPQKLYLPVLRPGQTQRLWFAPYRPGDCLRPNRFGIAEPITRYRPPLNLRRLDLVLMPLVGFDDRLHRLGMGGGYYDRSFAFLRRGRWHRPRLLGVAHECQRLTRLQPKPWDLAMDALVTERGLYLPEPKKGPHWAVPGRRVIGARLFT
- a CDS encoding cell division protein ZapA, with product MSELVNVKILDKDYRVSCDAEGREDLQRAARYLDQQMRDIRSSGNIIGVERIAIMAALNIAHEYLQQDCESSGRRSEMDNRLRHIQQKIEIALNQNSQLEL
- a CDS encoding TIGR02449 family protein, translated to MDTTNTSTSADNDLLKLEQRVDELISTCTQLGEENRSLKAQQEKLVAERAALIEKTELARSRVEAMITRLKALESGS
- a CDS encoding UPF0149 family protein; its protein translation is MHSADTPASHARLQQGLHDLSLPLGAGEVHGVLCGLLCGNSADAQQAWLTELLPDGLDLANLSHKTLAEQLAGLYRQTLAELGSEELTFDLLLPGIEQPLGVRAAELVGWCQGFSYGLGLSGCDLDALSADAREGLSDLVDITRLATDIPTPDEQTEQQLMQLVEFTRVIVLLIFLELTQSAEGGVNP
- a CDS encoding aminopeptidase P N-terminal domain-containing protein: MHKEYASRRRRLLQQLGKQALAIIPTAPTRLRNNDVEHPFRPDSDFFYLTGFTEPEAIALLLTGKRPNFILFCRERDPKLERWNGLRAGLEGARKLSGADQVFAIEEFEQRLPQLLEGRRRLYYAIGSHALLDRLLPQGIRRLQGKGRGGAQVPESLHNLDLPLHEMRLIKSPAEIELMRQAASISAQAHAQLMRWLRPGMMEYQLAARFEHECQQQGARRQAYPAIVAGGANACILHYTDNDCPLRAGDLVLVDAGGEYQGYAADITRTFPVNGRFSPEQRALYELVLQAQQAAIEQVRPGNPCNAPHEAAVQVLCRGLVKLGLLKGPASRQLKRGGHKRFFMHRTGHWLGLDVHDLGSYQQGDDWRCLEAGMVLTVEPALYIDADDKKVDKRWRGIGIRIEDDVLVTAEGHQILSQEAPKQVDEIESWMAQGQVLKA